The region ccccttTTGATATGCTCCACTAACACTTTGACTTTGGAACTCATATGATTATGTGGCTAATGGGAGGTAGATCTGTGGCCCTGAATTGCCTTCCATCACTGGAAGGAAGAGAAGCAACCAGGTGCCATGCAGACAGTGTAAACTAGCAATGTCAAGAGTTGGGCCTCGGTCCACAGGTTGACAAGGTAGGAGGGGAAGGGTCATGGCTGGAGGTCTCACCCTGCTAACACCAAAGGAGTGAGGGACAAGTGTCTTAGACCAGTGTGAAAATTAAATTCccagcagaggcagaggcagaggcaggtgtaCTGGCTTGTGGGTGCTGATGCATCCTCACTTTCATCCCTAGGGGAAAGTGGCCTTCCGTTGCCTGGACCCAGTTCCACACCCTATCAACTTTGGAGGCCCTCATAACTTTGTGCAAGTGCCTGGTTTCCCACGCCGTGGCCGCCTGGCAGTCTCCTTTCGCTTCCGCACATGGGACCTTACTGGGCTGCTACTTTTCTCCCGCCTGGGGGATGGGCTGGGCCATGTGGAACTGATGCTCAGTGAAGGGCAGGTCAACGTGTCCATTGCACAGAGTGGTCGAAAGAAGCTTCAGTTTGCTGCTGGTGAGGGAGTGGCAGGGGAGGCCTAAGCAGGCTAGAGGAAGGTAGAGGAACCCAGGGAGGCATAAGCCTGAACCCAGGCCTTTGCCTGCTGGAGAGGGTAGAGGGAGTGAAGGGAGGGGCTGGGAATTCCCAGAGTAGGGAAAAGGTGAATGTGGTTGGAGGCAGCTCAGAAGGATGATCTGAGGGGCTGAGGGCTCTGGGAGAAGCAGCAGCCTGAGACTCCTGGTATTCTCTAGTTCTGAGGGTCCCTGGAGATTCTGTTACTCATTTATGACTTTGCAACTCAGTCAGCTGCTGGGTCATGGATAATGAAGAGAGACATTCAGAGATGTCATcacttctgaaagcagtgtataCAGGGGCACATGGGCTGCTGCAGGAAGACAGAATGGAACTGCTGCTTTCTCACTCAAGACATTTTCCTATCCTAGTTGCTGCTTCCCTCCACCCATATCCATCATCTTTTCTTGTTTAGGGTACCGACTGAATGATGGATTTTGGCATGAGGTGAACTTTGTGGCACAGGAAAACAATGTAGTGATCAGCATTGATGATGTGGAGGGGGCAGAGGTTAGGGTCTCATACCCACTGCTGATCCGGACAGGGACCTCATACTTCTTTGGTGGTAAGTTGGTGGGGGCCAACCTGGTCAGACCCTTTTCTCTGGATGGGAAGGGCCCATTGAAGTCCACCCACATGGGGCCACATGAAGAGTTTTGTAGGGATCAagccctgcccccccccacccccttatCCTCTGAGGTCTTGGGGAGTGAAAGGTCATTGCCACAGTTTACACTTTGGTTCTggcctcctttcttcctttatgtCTGGTTCCCTCTTGTCTTCTCCCTGGGGAGGGCCTTTGGGGTCTCCCCTCGGGAGGGCCTCACAGGGGTGGTTGCTTCAGGTTGTCCCAAGCCAGCCAGTCGATGGGACTGCCACTCCAACCAGACGGCATTCCATGGCTGCATGGAGCTGCTCAAGGTGGATGGTCAACTGGTCAACCTGACTCTGGTGGAGGGCCGGCGGCTTGGATACTATGCTGAGGTCCTCTTTGATACATGTGGCATCACTGATAGGTATCCAGAAGCCCCTCTCCCTAACAAGAGACGACCTCTCCAAAGCCCAGTTCCGTGGGAATCTCCCAGTGGGATTATTGTTTCCCAATAACCTCTCTCCTCCTTGTCTCTGCTCCTTAGGCCTCTGCTTCAGGATGATTCTTCCTTGACCTCtcacctatttttaattttaaagtgacATCCCAGAATGGAAATGAAGCACTTGTTTTTGTGCGGGGGAATAAGGCATATTTTGTTCTTTGGGGGAAGGAGAATAGTAGTACTTGAGCCCTGAGGACCACCTTGCGCCCCTGCATCTGGGCAGTGGCTAGTTAGGCGGCACTTGTCTCTCCAGGACAGAAGCTTGCAGGGGTCAGTCCCCACTCTCATGTGCTCAGTAAGGCTCTTTCCCTTGGTGCTGACCCCTTCCCCAGGTGCAGCCCTAACATGTGTGAGCATGATGGACGCTGCTACCAGTCTTGGGATGACTTTATCTGCTACTGTGAACTGACAGGCTATAAGGGCGAGACCTGCCACCAACGTAAGCCAGATGGGGAATAGGATAGAGGCAGGGATCGGGAGGTCAGGTGGTTTCCAGGGATCATGAGTTCACTAGAGATGATGGGGCTAGTCCTTCTAGCTCTCTATCTCCATAACTGCCATTTCCCACCCTACCACCTACCAGCTTTATATAAGGAATCCTGTGAGGCTTACCGGCTCAGTGGGAAAACTTCTGGAAACTTCACCATTGATCCTGATGGCAGTGGTCCCCTGAAGCCATTTGTAGTGTACTGCGATATCCGAGGTAAGTGGTTCTGATGTGTGGTAAGGGGTCAGCTGACAAAGCAATGCAGGGCAGAAAATTAAATTGGTAATGGTGGcttgccacctgtggctcaagcagctaaggtgccagccacatgcaccaccagcccaggcctgccaaacaacagtgatggctgcaaccaaaaaatagcccggtgttgtggcgggcaccgatagacccagctacttgggaggcagaggcaagagaatcgcttgagcccaggagttggaggttgctgtgagccgtgatgccacagcactctacccagggctacagcttgaggctctgtctcaaaaaaaaaaaaaaaattggtggtgGTAAATAGggacagagaagaaaggaggaatttGTAAGCTGAGTTGCAGCAGTAATGATGGAAGTGGCCAGGAAGGTAGGTGGAGAATGCCTATCTCTAGCCAAGCTctgtccctccccttcctcaGAGAACCGAGCATGGACAGTTGTGCGGCATGACAGACTGTGGACAACTCGAGTGACAGGTTCCAGTATGGAGCGGCCATTCCTGGGGGCTGTCCAGTACTGGAATGCGTCCTGGGAGGAGGTCAGTGCCCTGGCCAATGCCTCCCAGCATTGTGAACAGTGGATCGAGTTCTCTTGCTATAATTCTCGGCTGCTCAACACTGCAGGTGAGAGCTGGGGTCAGGGAGGTGGAGGAGACACCAATGGGGGCCTGAGAGGACAGAGAGTTCCCTGGGCTAGGGAATTCAAGCTAGGCTCTGGGCCACTTGGAAGGGCAAGAGGAGCCCAGAAGCTCATGGAGGGACAGGGCTGGAAGCTGCCTGCACCTTTTCCCCAGGAGGCTACCCCTACAGCTTTTGGATTGGCCGAAATGAGGAGCAGCACTTCTACTGGGGAGGCTCCCAGCCTGGGATCCAGCGCTGTGCCTGTGGTCTGGACCGGAGCTGTGTGGACCCTGCCCTGTACTGCAACTGTGATGCTGACCAGCCCCAGTGGTGAGGAAGCAGGGGCAAAGGGACAGGAATTTCAGGACTCTAGGGGGAGCTGAGTGGCAAGGGACTGAGCCATTGGATCCTGCCCCCACAGGAGAACTGATAAGGGAATGCTGACCTTTGTGGACCATCTGCCTGTCACTCAGATTGTGGTAGGGGATACAAACCGCTCCACTTCTGAGGCCCAGTTCTTCCTGAGGCCTCTGCGCTGCTATGGAGACCGTGAGTGGCAGACCCCTTTTATGTGCCTTCCCTGGGTTGGCTCTCCAGTGTCTAGAATCTAGGCCACCTGACCCACTGGGGGTCTCTAGGGAACACTGTCCAGTGCCCTGGCTCCTGCTGTTATGTGACCCTCATCTTCGTTGTTCTTCTGCATCTTACTACTCCTTCCTTCCACTCCTTGGTCTCCTTGGCCACCCTACCTCTCCTCCTTAGCCctaccttccccacccccacctccaccatgttcccttcctcctccaccctccaGACTCGCTGACAAGGACTTCCTCCATCTGGTTTTGTAGGAAATTCCTGGAACACCATCTCCTTCCACACTGGGGCTGCACTACGCTTTCCCCCAATCCGTGCCAACCACAGCCTTGATGTCTCCTTCTACTTCAAGACCTCAGCACCCTCCGGAGTATTCCTAGAGAATATGAGGGGCCCTTACTGCCAGTGGCGCCGGCCCTATGTGCGGGTGGAACTCAACAGTGAGCAGACAGACTGGGAGGGCCACAGGGTGGATGAAAGAGGTCTCTGGGAGAGACACCAGTATGTAGAGGCTGGAGCAAAAGACCAGGGCAGGTGCCCTATGAGAGGCAGCATGGAAAGGGCTTGAGATGACCCTGGGTTCTGGCCCTTAGCTGGCCTAAATGGCTGGCCAAGTAACCTTGGActgtcacttcacctctctgggccttaggCCCATAATTTTGTGAATAGGGAAGCTGGACTCCCTCTTCTCTTCCACTGCTGACTAGCTATCTTCTAGCTTGAGAGATGAGGCTGGGAAACTGGCTCTGTGGATCTGCAATATGGGCAGAACCAAAGGTATGAGGCTCTAAGCAGCTTTTAAGTTTTGTCCCAGGCTATGGACATATTCAAGGACCTCTAAAGAGGTGAAGAAGAGAGGTTGTATTGGGCAAGAAGTCTATGAGGGATTTTGGAAGTCTGAGTCCTTTTCTCCCCCTGCCCTCCATCACACTGTCTAGCATCCCGGGATGTGGTCTTCGCCTTTGATGTGGGGAATGGGGATGAGAACCTGACAGTGCACTCAGATGACTTTGAGTTCAATGATGATGAGTGGCATCTGGTCCGGGCTGAAATCAACGTGAAACAGGCTCGGCTGCGAGTGGATCACCGGCCCTGGGTGCTGAGGCCCATGCCCCTGCAGACCTACATCTGGCTGGAGTATGACCAGCCCCTCTATGTTGGTGAGTAGTAATCCAGAGGCAGGTCTAATGGCTCTTTTACCTGCCCATCCTCCCAAAACCACTCTCCTTGTTTCTAGGAACCCCATGTCTTAGATCCCAATCCCCTCTGCTTCAGAATACCATCCCCCCCCCTTTCCCTTTATCCCTGGTATCCTGATCCATTCTTCCAGCCCCTTTGGCTCCCTTCCCAACCGCCATACTGACTGATTCTACTTTTCCCAGGATCTGCAGAGCTTAAGAGACGCCCCTTCGTGGGTTGCTTGAGGGCCATGCGTCTGAATGGAGTGACTCTGAACCTGGAGGGCCGTGCCAATGCTTCTGAGGGTACCTCACCCAACTGCACAGGCCACTGCGCCCACCCTAGGTTCCCCTGTTTCCATGGAGGCCGCTGCGTGGAGCACTATAGCTACTACACATGTGACTGTGACCTCACAGCTTTTGATGGGCCATACTGCAACCATGGTCAGTGTGATTGGTTATGGGGGGACAAGGAGCCATACTGTGTAATGGGATATAGGGAGAACAGGGAAGGAAAGTGGTATAAAGCAAGCATTAGGGGAAACTAGAGTCGTCCCCATGTTCCTGAGTTCTGACCTTAGGGGGTCAGGCAGCTGTAGATACTGAGTGACACCAAAGTGGGACAGGGAGGGACAGTATAACTAgctggtgcaaaaaaaaaaaaagctcaaaagcATAAAACAAATATGTGTAACTTTCCCATCTTCCCACTATCCCAAGGTGACACAAACATATTGCCTTTAGGTTGCAGGATGCCCTTCTATGCCATTTCCTGCTTGATGATTGCTGCGTTCCTAAAATGTGTCTCTGACCTGGCGCTTGGTTAGGCAAGGCTTGACATGTACTATAGCAAGAGTCTGCACAGATACTCAGACTGAATCCTCCCCAAATCTGACCCAGGGAGAGGCAAGGGCAGGCAGGTTACTAGGGGGAGGAATCTGGGGGACTAGAGAAATACGTGGACATGGGGATGAACAGAAGACTTCCGGTCTTAAATTGGAAGTATGAATAGTGGCACACAGGTAGACAGTGccccaaaatgtatacatattttaagaaaggaaaatgtattaGAATGGTAATACTCATTAcatactgataatgtttgttatcttgtatattgtatcttgtatctcctgtaattgcaaaaatcaaatgtgatttgactgttaccttttttttttttgagacaatgtctcaagctgtcgtcttgggtggagtgctgtggcatcacagctcacagcaacctcaaacacttgggcttaagcaattctcttgcctccgcctcc is a window of Nycticebus coucang isolate mNycCou1 chromosome 18, mNycCou1.pri, whole genome shotgun sequence DNA encoding:
- the CNTNAP1 gene encoding contactin-associated protein 1 isoform X2, which codes for MSAGGVLNDQHWHYVRVDRYGRDANLTLDGYVQPFVLNGDFERLNLDTEMFVGGLVGAARKNLAYRHNFRGCMENVIFNRVNIADLAVRRHSRITFEGKVAFRCLDPVPHPINFGGPHNFVQVPGFPRRGRLAVSFRFRTWDLTGLLLFSRLGDGLGHVELMLSEGQVNVSIAQSGRKKLQFAAGYRLNDGFWHEVNFVAQENNVVISIDDVEGAEVRVSYPLLIRTGTSYFFGGCPKPASRWDCHSNQTAFHGCMELLKVDGQLVNLTLVEGRRLGYYAEVLFDTCGITDRCSPNMCEHDGRCYQSWDDFICYCELTGYKGETCHQPLYKESCEAYRLSGKTSGNFTIDPDGSGPLKPFVVYCDIRENRAWTVVRHDRLWTTRVTGSSMERPFLGAVQYWNASWEEVSALANASQHCEQWIEFSCYNSRLLNTAGGYPYSFWIGRNEEQHFYWGGSQPGIQRCACGLDRSCVDPALYCNCDADQPQWRTDKGMLTFVDHLPVTQIVVGDTNRSTSEAQFFLRPLRCYGDRNSWNTISFHTGAALRFPPIRANHSLDVSFYFKTSAPSGVFLENMRGPYCQWRRPYVRVELNTSRDVVFAFDVGNGDENLTVHSDDFEFNDDEWHLVRAEINVKQARLRVDHRPWVLRPMPLQTYIWLEYDQPLYVGSAELKRRPFVGCLRAMRLNGVTLNLEGRANASEGTSPNCTGHCAHPRFPCFHGGRCVEHYSYYTCDCDLTAFDGPYCNHDIGGFFEPGTWMRYNLQSALRSAAREFSHMLSRPVPGYEPGYIPGYDTPGYVPGYHGPGYRLPDYPRPGRPVPGYRGPVYNVTGEEVSFSFSTNSAPAVLLYVSSFVRDYMAVLIKEDGTLQLRYQLGTSPYVYQLTTRPVTDGQPHSINITRVYRNLFIQVDYFPLTEQKFSLLVDSQLDSPKALYLGRVMETGVIDPEIQRYNTPGFSGCLSGVRFNNVAPLKTHFRSPRPMTAELAEALRVQGELSESNCGAMPRFVSEVPPELDPWYLPPDFPYYHDDGWVAILLGFLVAFLLLGLVGMLVLFYLQHHRYKGSYHTNEPKATHDYHPGSKAPLPASGPAQAPTPTPALTQVSTPVPVPVPAPAPAPGPGPGPQDQNLPQILEESRSE